The following are encoded together in the Drosophila sechellia strain sech25 chromosome 3R, ASM438219v1, whole genome shotgun sequence genome:
- the LOC6613803 gene encoding uncharacterized protein LOC6613803: MISKALAVLWIAGIASGQDDLLRAETELLSFSHNLEQYLDTSKQPCQDFYGYVCSHSANLSETGRQRFQGLLKETDVGQLMDMELQLINFFKSCESGRGVEALKGSQLYRQSGGWPVLEPNKVNASQRTNQTQSWLRVLGYFHEVGAPYFFETSVTMQSNKRLVVLQPDSTRRNTLRKFEQRVGEVLQSFGIEQSRAHVTALEVLSLERNRRDIVKADHIEDQVEFTYGNFKRTVFGNSSVIRLDWDGYFRKLLGGKTPQASDTIVVKQLPRLVEYFTLLQNTSMVRLLNWIWTDYLMDIVDSDCHQLAETYAGDLYAHMVQRVTANRVELAQMYLALGKAFTDQLGGSVWIDEISRQSSRQFLGNIMHTTLYGDERLDAAYHSILLGRRSLYRNLEKLRKIQRTRRSVSQSAEQVRRYAQVFAPVNAFLGQHNLSTPLNYLLLGEFFSRSLVAAGSSSRTQGAWRSSDSERRFAIFQQCVGGQTNAIDLLLGLFAQRQALSGYGQWLATRAELVERVDAVLAAGRSKMSLKGLFFVTSLLVDCRSELGALQQDRKRQVTHATLRNSPEFLEAFKCRPGDVLYPQGQRCNPL, from the exons ATGATTTCAAAAGCACTGGCCGTCCTGTGGATAGCTGGCATCGCCTCCGGCCAGGACGATCTGCTCAGGGCGGAAACCGAATTGTTGAGCTTCTCTCACAACCTAGAGCAGTATCTCGACACCAGCAAGCAGCCCTGCCAGGACTTCTACGGTTATGTCTGCTCGCACAGCGCCAACCTCAGCGAGACTGGCAGGCAGCGATTCCAAGGCTTGCTTAAGGAGACGGACGTGGGGCAGCTGATGGACATGGAACTCCAGCTGATTAACTTCTTCAAGTCCTGCGAGAGCGGGCGTGGCGTGGAGGCGCTCAAGGGGTCTCAGTTGTACAGGCAGAGTGGGGGCTGGCCTGTCTTGGAACCGAACAAGGTCAATGCCAGTCAGCGGACCAACCAAACCCAAAGCTGGCTGAGAGTTCTTGGGTACTTCCACGAGGTGGGTGCGCCCTATTTCTTCGAGACGTCGGTCACCATGCAGTCCAACAAGCGACTTGTGGTACTGCAACCCGACTCCACGCGCCGGAACACTCTAAGAAAATTCGAGCAGCGGGTGGGCGAAGTCCTGCAAAGCTTCGGGATAGAACAGAGCCGCGCCCACGTGACCGCCCTCGAAGTGCTCAGCTTGGAGCGCAATAGACGGGACATTGTTAAGGCGGATCACATCGAGGATCAAGTGGAGTTTACCTATGGAAACTTTAAGCGCACCGTCTTCGGAAACTCCTCGGTGATCAGACTGGACTGGGATGGCTACTTCCGTAAGTTGCTAGGCGGCAAAACGCCACAAGCCAGCGACACCATTGTGGTCAAACAACTGCCCAGACTGGTTGAGTACTTCACGCTGCTCCAAAACACAAGCATGGTTCGTCTTCTTAATTGGATATGGACGGACTACTTGATGG ACATCGTGGATTCAGACTGCCACCAGTTAGCGGAGACCTACGCCGGGGACCTTTACGCCCACATGGTGCAACGTGTTACGGCAAATCGCGTCGAACTGGCCCAAATGTACTTGGCGCTGGGAAAGGCCTTCACGGACCAGCTAGGCGGCAGTGTGTGGATCGATGAGATCTCGAGGCAGAGCTCGAGGCAGTTTTTGGGTAACATAATGCACACTACGCTGTACGGAGATGAGCGGTTGGACGCGGCATACCACTCGATTTTGTTGGGTCGGCGGAGCCTCTACCGCAACCTGGAGAAGCTGCGCAAGATTCAGCGCACGCGACGTTCGGTCTCCCAGTCCGCCGAGCAGGTGCGTCGCTACGCCCAGGTGTTCGCTCCAGTAAATGCGTTCCTAGGGCAGCACAACCTAAGCACGCCGCTCAACTACCTCCTACTGGGGGAGTTCTTCTCGCGAAGCCTTGTAGCCGCAGGCAGCAGCTCCCGTACGCAAGGAGCCTGGCGGAGCTCGGACTCCGAGAGGCGCTTTGCCATCTTCCAACAGTGCGTAGGCGGACAGACGAACGCCATTGATCTGCTTCTGGGCCTGTTCGCCCAAAGGCAAGCGCTAAGTGGTTACGGCCAGTGGCTCGCCACCCGGGCGGAACTAGTGGAGAGAGTCGACGCGGTTCTGGCCGCCGGTCGCTCGAAGATGTCCCTAAAGGGGCTCTTTTTCGTTACCAGCCTGCTCGTGGACTGCCGCTCCGAGCTGGGCgccctgcagcaggaccgtaAGCGGCAGGTGACTCACGCCACACTGCGCAACTCGCCGGAGTTCCTGGAGGCCTTTAAGTGCCGTCCTGGAGATGTCCTCTACCCTCAGGGCCAGCGCTGCAATCCCCTTTAG